One region of Flavobacterium sp. KACC 22763 genomic DNA includes:
- a CDS encoding GSCFA domain-containing protein, with product MQFRTQIPISKSNNPINYDSKILSIGSCFAENMAEKFDYFKFQNETNPFGIIFNPVSIEKLFSRISKQELFEEKDVFFHNECWHSFEVHSDLSNSDRQELLETLNKAVTETHKQLKEATHIIITLGTSWIYRNLEKDEIVANCHKVPQKQFLKELLSVEIIQKSIKNTIEAIQALNPNINFIFTISPVRHIKDGFVENQLSKSHLFTALHQVLKIHNSKLITHNYFPSYEIMMDELRDYRFYNEDMLHPNQIAIDYIWKLFSENYVSEESASVMKEVDEIQKSLRHRSFNPESEQHQKFLANLQMKMKNVEKKWPHIVF from the coding sequence ATGCAATTCAGAACCCAAATACCCATTTCAAAAAGTAATAATCCAATCAATTACGATTCGAAAATACTTTCTATAGGTTCTTGTTTTGCAGAAAATATGGCGGAGAAGTTTGATTATTTTAAATTTCAGAACGAAACCAATCCGTTTGGGATCATTTTTAATCCAGTTTCAATTGAGAAATTATTTAGCAGAATTTCAAAGCAAGAATTGTTTGAAGAAAAAGACGTTTTCTTTCATAATGAGTGCTGGCATAGTTTTGAAGTGCATTCAGATTTAAGCAATTCAGATCGTCAGGAATTATTAGAAACTCTCAATAAAGCCGTAACAGAAACACACAAACAGCTAAAAGAAGCCACTCATATTATCATCACTTTAGGAACTTCATGGATTTATAGAAACCTTGAAAAAGACGAAATTGTAGCCAATTGCCATAAGGTGCCTCAAAAACAATTTTTAAAAGAATTATTATCGGTCGAAATAATTCAAAAAAGCATTAAAAACACAATTGAAGCTATTCAAGCTTTGAATCCTAATATAAATTTCATTTTCACTATTTCCCCAGTTCGTCACATCAAAGACGGTTTTGTAGAAAATCAATTAAGCAAATCACATTTGTTTACAGCATTGCATCAAGTTTTAAAAATTCATAATTCAAAACTCATAACTCATAACTATTTTCCTTCTTACGAAATCATGATGGACGAACTTCGCGATTATCGTTTTTATAATGAAGACATGTTGCATCCGAATCAGATTGCGATAGATTATATCTGGAAGCTTTTCAGTGAAAATTATGTTTCGGAAGAAAGCGCTTCCGTGATGAAAGAAGTAGATGAAATACAAAAAAGTCTGCGTCATAGAAGTTTCAATCCAGAATCAGAACAACATCAAAAATTCTTGGCTAATCTTCAAATGAAAATGAAAAACGTTGAGAAAAAATGGCCTCATATTGTGTTTTAG
- a CDS encoding ABC transporter ATP-binding protein, which translates to MKLLYTYIIRHKMLLFFALIMATINICFSLSDSVITGKLMQDCGVGLAKYKGNEIGFIKSLSFWLGLSLGAAMISRITKNFQDYFTNVVIQRTGAQMYTDGIKKSLDLPYAEFEDQRSGETLSKLTKVRIDSEKLITLSISLIFQTIIGFIFVIVYVARIDFRISIIFLITAPIIALVSLYLGKKIKIVSRKIVNQTNALAGSTTESLRNIELVKSLGLTYQEEKRLNLNTFKILQLELQKIRFIRSLSFIQGTTVHFLRTCVVFALYYFLFGGKIIVGDLLTMVFFTFFIFGPLQELGNFIIALNETKVSMENFKHLLNAPKEFRPKTPKHIGAIQKLLFENVSFQHKTAKFKAVENINFEIKQGQTVAFVGPSGSGKTTLVKLLVGLYTPEEGQVLYNDIDSTEIDLLDLRKQLGFVTQDAQLFSGTIRENLLFVKPNATDEELYDALKRASCDKLLKRAEDGLNTTIGEGGIKVSGGEKQRLSIARAILRNPNLLIFDEATSALDSITEEEINATIRNISDKNRITVLIAHRLSTVMHADRIFVLEQGKIIEQGKHDDLIVEKGLYYAMWRQQIGERK; encoded by the coding sequence ATGAAATTATTATATACTTACATTATCAGACACAAAATGCTCTTATTTTTTGCTTTGATAATGGCTACGATCAACATTTGTTTCAGTTTGTCAGACTCTGTAATTACAGGAAAACTTATGCAGGATTGCGGAGTTGGTCTGGCAAAATATAAAGGAAACGAAATCGGATTTATTAAATCATTGTCTTTCTGGCTTGGGCTTTCGCTTGGTGCAGCGATGATTTCTAGAATTACCAAAAACTTCCAAGATTATTTTACCAATGTTGTCATTCAGAGAACGGGCGCTCAAATGTATACTGACGGAATCAAAAAGTCTCTTGATCTTCCTTATGCCGAATTTGAAGACCAGCGAAGCGGTGAAACTTTAAGCAAATTGACTAAAGTTAGAATCGACTCAGAAAAATTGATTACGCTTTCTATTTCGTTAATCTTTCAAACTATTATCGGTTTTATATTCGTAATTGTTTATGTGGCCAGAATCGATTTTAGAATTTCGATTATATTCTTAATTACGGCACCAATTATTGCTTTGGTGAGTTTGTATTTAGGAAAAAAGATCAAAATTGTTTCTCGAAAAATCGTGAATCAAACCAATGCATTGGCAGGATCTACAACTGAAAGTTTACGAAATATAGAATTGGTAAAAAGTCTCGGTTTGACTTATCAGGAAGAAAAACGTTTAAATTTAAATACGTTTAAGATTCTACAATTAGAATTACAGAAAATCAGATTCATTAGAAGTTTGAGTTTTATTCAAGGAACAACCGTTCATTTCTTAAGAACCTGCGTTGTTTTTGCTTTGTATTACTTCTTATTTGGCGGAAAAATTATCGTTGGAGATTTATTGACAATGGTATTCTTTACGTTCTTTATTTTTGGTCCTTTACAGGAGTTAGGAAACTTTATTATTGCTCTGAATGAGACGAAAGTTTCTATGGAGAATTTCAAACATTTGTTGAATGCTCCAAAAGAATTCCGCCCGAAAACGCCAAAACATATTGGTGCCATTCAGAAATTGCTTTTCGAAAATGTTAGCTTCCAACATAAAACTGCCAAGTTTAAAGCGGTTGAAAATATCAATTTCGAAATCAAACAAGGTCAGACTGTTGCTTTTGTCGGTCCTTCTGGGTCTGGAAAAACGACTTTAGTAAAATTATTAGTCGGTTTGTATACGCCAGAAGAAGGACAAGTTTTGTATAATGACATTGATTCAACCGAAATTGATTTATTAGATCTAAGAAAACAGCTCGGTTTTGTAACACAAGATGCGCAATTATTCTCTGGAACAATTCGAGAGAACTTATTATTCGTTAAACCCAATGCAACAGACGAAGAACTTTATGACGCTTTAAAACGAGCAAGCTGTGACAAACTTCTTAAACGCGCAGAAGATGGTTTAAACACCACAATCGGCGAAGGTGGAATCAAAGTTTCAGGTGGCGAAAAACAACGTCTATCTATTGCAAGAGCTATTCTTAGAAATCCGAATTTATTGATTTTTGATGAAGCAACTTCTGCTTTAGACTCGATTACCGAAGAAGAAATTAATGCAACTATTAGAAATATATCAGACAAAAACAGAATTACAGTTTTAATTGCGCATCGTTTATCAACTGTTATGCATGCTGATAGAATTTTTGTTTTGGAACAAGGTAAAATCATTGAGCAAGGCAAACATGATGATTTAATTGTGGAAAAAGGTCTTTATTACGCTATGTGGCGCCAGCAAATTGGTGAGCGTAAGTAG